The Glycine soja cultivar W05 chromosome 6, ASM419377v2, whole genome shotgun sequence genome has a window encoding:
- the LOC114414036 gene encoding pentatricopeptide repeat-containing protein At3g12770-like, giving the protein MSKSNVFEFLHQSRVSGNVSAIKKLHAQLLRRGMLFLSHHLHTQLIATYAACLPNNTRQSLNNFFKCMNSTNPLHFNATISDFCRKGFPFLALSSFSFMHTNGVPLDTYALCSTLTASSKVKDLNLGKQIHAQVEKSGWSSSVFVGSALIDLYSKLSNVKDAAHVFDEISDKNTVCANALLSGYGEAGLWVQELELVRKMPVLKLKHDHFTLSAALRACTGLSAVEMGRQVHGYLLRTTPDIESDVFLQSALVEMYGKCGLVKKAWQVFKLVGMEIRKEVRSRDVVLWTSMFGVYGRNGHYKEVLDLYDEMLVEGIRPDGIAFLTVISACGHTGQVHAGIKYFECMANDFMLDPGPEHYSCLVDLLCRAGELQKAWELLNETLYKGMGNCTVSMWGALLSACVDRGDLDLGKLAAERALELDPQNVGIFIMLSNLYARFGMWEEIGHLRVLIKARGLRKDVGCSWVQVSE; this is encoded by the coding sequence ATGTCCAAGTCCAACGTTTTTGAATTTTTGCACCAATCCCGTGTAAGTGGCAATGTCTCGGCCATTAAGAAACTCCATGCTCAGCTACTCAGAAGAGGCATGCTCTTCCTCTCCCATCATCTCCACACCCAACTCATTGCCACATATGCCGCATGCCTCCCTAACAACACCCGTCAATCCCTCAACAACTTCTTCAAATGCATGAATTCCACCAACCCATTACACTTCAACGCCACAATATCCGATTTCTGTCGCAAAGGTTTCCCCTTTCTCGCTctctcctccttctccttcaTGCACACCAATGGTGTTCCCTTGGATACATACGCTTTGTGTAGCACGTTGACCGCTTCCTCCAAAGTCAAAGATCTTAATTTGGGGAAGCAGATACACGCCCAAGTGGAAAAATCAGGTTGGTCTTCTAGCGTGTTTGTGGGTAGTGCTCTCATTGATCTGTACTCCAAATTGTCGAATGTAAAAGATGCAGCCCATGTGTTCGATGAAATTTCTGACAAGAACACTGTGTGTGCCAATGCACTTCTGTCGGGTTATGGCGAGGCCGGCCTGTGGGTTCAGGAACTTGAACTAGTTAGGAAGATGCCCGTGTTGAAATTGAAGCATGATCACTTTACTCTATCAGCAGCTTTGCGTGCATGCACTGGATTATCTGCTGTTGAAATGGGTAGGCAAGTGCATGGTTACTTGCTCCGTACGACACCTGATATAGAGAGTGATGTGTTTCTTCAGAGCGCGTTGGTTGAGATGTATGGCAAGTGTGGATTAGTAAAGAAGGCTTGGCAAGTGTTCAAGTTGGTTGGGATGGAGATTAGAAAAGAAGTAAGAAGCAGGGACGTTGTGTTATGGACTTCAATGTTTGGTGTGTATGGTAGGAATGGGCATTACAAGGAAGTGCTTGACTTGTATGATGAGATGTTGGTGGAAGGAATCAGACCGGATGGAATAGCATTCTTGACAGTGATCTCAGCTTGTGGTCACACTGGCCAAGTTCATGCTGGTATCAAGTACTTTGAGTGTATGGCTAATGATTTCATGTTAGATCCTGGTCCAGAACATTACAGCTGCCTGGTTGATTTGCTTTGTAGGGCTGGTGAATTGCAGAAGGCGTGGGAATTGCTGAATGAGACACtctataagggaatgggaaatTGTACTGTGTCCATGTGGGGAGCACTACTCAGTGCTTGTGTGGATCGTGGGGATTTAGACCTTGGCAAATTGGCAGCTGAGAGGGCCCTTGAGTTAGATCCCCAAAATGTTGGGATATTCATTATGCTATCAAATCTGTATGCCCGGTTTGGTATGTGGGAGGAGATCGGTCACTTGAGGGTATTGATCAAAGCAAGAGGGCTAAGAAAAGATGTTGGATGCAGTTGGGTTCAGGTGAGTGAGTAG
- the LOC114414443 gene encoding auxin-responsive protein SAUR23-like, translating to MMAIRLPSALSARHILRRSNAAATSLDVPKGYFAVYVGEGEKKRFVIPVSLLNQPSFQELLSIAEEEFGFTHPMGGLTIPCTEDIFVNITSGLHI from the coding sequence ATGATGGCTATTCGTTTGCCAAGTGCCTTGAGTGCTAGACACATTCTTCGCAGATCTAATGCAGCTGCAACATCACTGGATGTGCCTAAAGGGTACTTTGCTGTGTATGTAGGAGAAGGTGAAAAGAAGAGATTTGTGATACCAGTGTCATTGTTGAATCAGCCTTCATTTCAAGAACTGCTAAGTATAGCTGAGGAAGAATTTGGCTTCACTCATCCAATGGGTGGCCTTACCATTCCCTGCACAGAAGacatttttgttaacatcacCTCTGGCTTACATATATAG
- the LOC114414442 gene encoding auxin-responsive protein SAUR23-like yields the protein MAIRLPSILSAKYILRRSNLFANHAATTSLDVPKGHFAVYVGEGEKKRFVIPVSYLNQPSFQELLSIAEEEFGFSHPMGGLIIPCTEEIFLNITSGLHGL from the coding sequence ATGGCTATTCGTTTGCCTAGTATTTTGAGTGCTAAATACATTCTTCGCCGATCAAATCTGTTTGCAAATCATGCAGCTACAACGTCACTGGATGTGCCTAAAGGGCACTTTGCTGTGTACGTAGGAGAGGGCGAAAAGAAGAGATTTGTGATACCAGTGTCATATTTGAATCAGCCTTCATTTCAAGAACTGCTAAGTATAGCTGAGGAAGAATTTGGCTTCAGTCATCCAATGGGTGGCCTCATAATTCCTTGCACAGAAGAAATTTTCCTTAACATCACCTCTGGTTTACATGGGCTATGA